The proteins below are encoded in one region of Malaclemys terrapin pileata isolate rMalTer1 chromosome 8, rMalTer1.hap1, whole genome shotgun sequence:
- the LOC128841891 gene encoding small nuclear ribonucleoprotein F-like, with protein MKEEQDVIPACKSLPLNPKPFLNGLTGKPVMMKLKWGMEYKGYLVSVDGYMNMHLANTEEYIDGALSGHLGEVLIRCNNFLYTRGVEEEDGEMRE; from the exons ATGAAG GAAGAGCAGGATGTTATTCCAGCTTGCAAGAGCTTGCCCCTGAACCCCAAGCCCTTCCTGAACGGGCTGACGGGGAAGCCGGTGATGATGAAACTGAAGTGGGGGATGGAGTACAAGGGCTACCTGGTGTCTGTCGATGGCTACATGAACATGCATCTTGCAAACACAGAAGAATACATAGATGGTGCATTGTCAGGACACCTTGGTGAAGTTTTGATAAGATGTAATAACTTCCTGTACACTAGAGGAGTAGAAGAAGAAGATGGAGAAATGAGAGAATAA